From the genome of Alteromonas stellipolaris:
TGTACAACAAGTTCTTATAGTATCGCATAATTATACCTACACAAGCAGGTGCACCATGGCGACTGACGTTCTTCCTCACGGCATTTCAATTTTTCCAATCGAAGCATTTAGCGACAATTACATCTGGTGTATTCACAGTAGCGAGCAAGCAATCGTGGTCGACCCCGGCGACGCAGAGCCTGTACTTGCGTTTTTGAAAAGTGAAAACCTTCATTTAGCGGCAGTGTTAATCACACATCATCATCATGACCACACCGGTGGCATTGCTAAATTAGTTTCTGCAAACCCAGGCCTTCCCGTTATCGGCCCAAGAGGGGGTCATATTCGGGGTATCACTAAATCTGTTTCACAAGGCGATACCTTACAGCTCCCTGTATTAGATTTAGAATTCCAAGTAATGGAAGTCCCCGGTCATACCCTCGACCATATTGCATTCTTTGGCCACAATGTTTTGTTTTGTGGTGATACATTATTTTCAGCAGGCTGTGGCAGGTTGTTCGAAGGTTCACCTGAACAAATGCTTCACTCGTTAAACAAGCTGAAACGCTTGCCCGATAACACACTGGTTTACTGTACCCACGAATACACGCAATCGAATGTACGCTTTGCATTAGAAGTAGAGCCAGAAAACCAGGCCCTTCAAGCCTATTCATCCTGGGTAGATAAAAAACGAGAAATTGGTATGCCTACCCTTCCCTCAAATTTGGCTGAACAAAAACAAATTAACCCTTTTTTACGTTCTCATGAACTTTCTGTACAAACTGCTGCCGAAGCTTATTGCGAAAAAAACATGGGCGACGATGTAGCAGTATTTGCTGCAGTTCGACGCTGGAAAGATGAGTTTTAATGCAAAACTAACGCACTGAAGGTAGAATGTGCGGTTTGCAGATATTCGAGAGGTTCCTTCTACATGCAGTTGAAGTTGTTTGTTTTGTCACCCGTATTACTAGCGTTAGGGCTAAGTGGGTGCCAAATCACAGGAGAACAAATACAAGAAGACGTAGTGAATGTGCAAAATGTTGAAGGCTCAACTGAACCTTGCAACACATTACACGAAACGCCCGAAGCAATTGAAGACTGTGAAATAGCGCGCGATGGCGTTATTGATGTAGTGCACCCTAAAGATAATTTGCTGTCGGAAGCAGAAGCGCTTATTGATGATCCGGCAGTAGAAACCGAAGCCATTATCACCAATGTATGGCAGCGAGTAAGCGATGGGCTTAATTTATATATTCCTGATGATCGCCGCGTTGATGTGCAAAAAAACTGGTACCTAAAGCATCCAGAGTACATGAAGCGTGTGGTTACTCGTGCAAAGCCCTTTCTTTACTACATTGTTGATGAAATAGAAAAGCGCGACATGCCAATGGAATTGGTGTTATTGCCTATTGTTGAAAGTGCCTTCGATCCGTTCGCTTATTCTCATGGCCGAGCGGCTGGCATGTGGCAATTTATCCCGGGTACAGGCAAGCGCTTCGGGATGGATCAGACATGGTGGTACGACGGCCGCCGTGACGTTATAGCCTCTACCAAAGGTGCTTTAGACTACCTGACCTATCTATCAAACATGTTCGATGGAGACTGGTTGCACGCGCTGGCGGCGTATAACAGTGGCGAAGGTCGTGTTTCTAAAGCTATTCGCGCGAATAAAAAGGCTGGTAAACCTACCGATTTTTGGTCGTTAAACTTACCTCGTGAAACTCGCGCATATGTGCCGAAATTATTAGCGTTGGCTGATATTTTAAAACACCGCGATGAATATGCTTTTGCATGGCCTGAAGTTGAAAATGTTGCCGTTATCGAAGTAGTAGATATTGGATCACAAGTAGATTTGGCTTTTGCTGCAGACCTTGCGGGTATGACGCTTAAAGAATTACATGCGTTAAACCCAGGTTTTAACCGCTGGGCTACAGCACCTGAAGGCCCCCACCGATTAGTGCTGCCGTTAACAAAAGCGGCCGATTTTAGTGATGCGCTTGCTAAAATTGATCGCACTGATCGATTGAACTGGGTTCGCCACACGGTGAAGCCAGGCGATAGTTTAGGGAAACTTGCGAATAAGTATCACACCACAGTAAAAGTGATTAAGCAGGTTAATGAGCTAGATTCGAATGTGATTCGTATTGGCCAACCTATTATGGTGCCAGTGGCATTGAAAGCCCTCGATAATTACGATTTATCGCAAGGCCAACGTCTAGCCAGCGTGCAAAATAAAAAGCATGGTGCGTACAAAGTTACTCATACCATACGTTCGGGTGATACGTTATGGGATATCGCCCGTAAATATGGAGTCACTACAAAAAAATTGGCAAGCTGGAACAATATGGCGCCTGGCGATATGCTTCACCTTGGCAAAAAGCTTGTGGTGTGGCAAAACTCCAATAGCAACGCAAAAAATGCAGACGCCATTACCAAGCGCGTGACCTATACGGTAAGAAATGGCGACTCACTGTCGCGTATTGCGAATAAATTCAATGTTAGCATCAGCAATATTGGCAAATGGAATAACATCAATACCTCGCGTTACTTACAGCCTGGCCAGAAGCTTAAGCTGTTTGTAGACGTCACTAGACTAAACAGCACAGGCTAAACAGTACAGGATAAGACTAATGCTAAGGGTTAACCGGGATAATTTACGTAACAGTCATGAAACGCCCTGGTTAGTCCTAGATTTAGTCATGCTAGGTATTTTATTTTTAAACCTAGCATGGCTAATTTTCGATGCCTTGTACGCTACCGACTTTATCTATTCTCAAATAGATGCCTTCTTTCCCGCATTAATTAACGCTTACGACCCCATTCACCACAACTTCTTGTTGGTTGATTTAGTCTTCATTGGCATTTTTCTTACTGAATTTTGTTTTAGGTGGATAGTAGCCATTATGCGTAAAGAGCACCTGCGCTGGTACTTCTTTCCCTTCCTACACTGGTACGATTTAGTAGGTCTAATCCCGCTTGGTGCTACACGCCTGTTCCGCTTTTTACGCATATTTTCAATTTTACACCGATTGCACAAGTATCAAATTATCGATTTAAACCGCACTGCTATTTTTCGCTTCTTTGCCTTTTACTACGATGTGTTTGTAGAAGAACTCAGCGACAGAATTGTGGTAAAGGTGCTCAGCGATGCCCAAAAAGACATTGCTGCAGGCTCGCCCTTAGTTGATGAAATTACCGAGCAAGTTCTTGCGCCCCGTCGCCCGGTTATCACTCAATGGATGGCAGGCGTTATCAATCACCTTGGGCAATCAATAAGTAGCGATGAACATGGTGAAGTAATACGCGAGCATGTCCGCAAAAGCGTAGGTAAAGCGGTGCGCGGGAATGCGCAAGTATCTACCCTGAATTACTTGCCAGTTATCGGCAAAACCATTGAGAATACGTTGGAAGAATCGGTAACCGATATCGTCACTATGTCGTTGGTAAATTTATTGTCTGATATAGACGCTGAGCGCATCGACCACTTCATTTCTGTTGGTATGCACGATTACACCCCTACAGCCGATGCATTAGATAAGGAAGTATTACAGGTGGTGAATGAATGCTTAGAATTGATGAAAGGACACATTGCGCAGCAACGCTGGAAGTCGGAGCTCGCTAAAAAAGAGGCTAGCATGCCAATGACAGATCCTTCAGAGGAAAATGGTTTAAACAAAAATTTATAAATAAACCTTATTGCCACCATTAAAACTTAATGATAACTATTATTATTTAAATACTCATATGATAGACTTTGCCTCATATAATTGGTTTTAGTCTTACATTTTGAGGAAATAAAGAATGTCGAACGGTCGTAAAGGTTGGTTTTACCCTTCCTTAACCGCATTAGCGATAGCGGTAGCTACATCACCTGTTGCACAAGAGCAAGAAGATGAAAGCCTTGAGCACATTGAAGTAAACCCTATGCAGTCGTATAGAAGTACAGCCACTA
Proteins encoded in this window:
- the gloB gene encoding hydroxyacylglutathione hydrolase, with the translated sequence MATDVLPHGISIFPIEAFSDNYIWCIHSSEQAIVVDPGDAEPVLAFLKSENLHLAAVLITHHHHDHTGGIAKLVSANPGLPVIGPRGGHIRGITKSVSQGDTLQLPVLDLEFQVMEVPGHTLDHIAFFGHNVLFCGDTLFSAGCGRLFEGSPEQMLHSLNKLKRLPDNTLVYCTHEYTQSNVRFALEVEPENQALQAYSSWVDKKREIGMPTLPSNLAEQKQINPFLRSHELSVQTAAEAYCEKNMGDDVAVFAAVRRWKDEF
- a CDS encoding lytic transglycosylase, producing MQLKLFVLSPVLLALGLSGCQITGEQIQEDVVNVQNVEGSTEPCNTLHETPEAIEDCEIARDGVIDVVHPKDNLLSEAEALIDDPAVETEAIITNVWQRVSDGLNLYIPDDRRVDVQKNWYLKHPEYMKRVVTRAKPFLYYIVDEIEKRDMPMELVLLPIVESAFDPFAYSHGRAAGMWQFIPGTGKRFGMDQTWWYDGRRDVIASTKGALDYLTYLSNMFDGDWLHALAAYNSGEGRVSKAIRANKKAGKPTDFWSLNLPRETRAYVPKLLALADILKHRDEYAFAWPEVENVAVIEVVDIGSQVDLAFAADLAGMTLKELHALNPGFNRWATAPEGPHRLVLPLTKAADFSDALAKIDRTDRLNWVRHTVKPGDSLGKLANKYHTTVKVIKQVNELDSNVIRIGQPIMVPVALKALDNYDLSQGQRLASVQNKKHGAYKVTHTIRSGDTLWDIARKYGVTTKKLASWNNMAPGDMLHLGKKLVVWQNSNSNAKNADAITKRVTYTVRNGDSLSRIANKFNVSISNIGKWNNINTSRYLQPGQKLKLFVDVTRLNSTG